The following are from one region of the bacterium genome:
- a CDS encoding CvpA family protein, which yields MNPLDIFFLVIIIISMVFGLFRGLIKEVFSLLSIIAGIIVANLLYSKIALFLIRFIKSSFWADIIAYGLIFLIVCVLINLIGVFLQKTLKKLSLSWLDRVGGIAFGFVRGVIIAVIIVIILAKLPFANKLINSSQIIPHLYWVVKILLAFLPRQFASIINELIFLREF from the coding sequence ATGAATCCATTAGATATTTTCTTTTTAGTCATTATCATTATCAGTATGGTTTTTGGTCTGTTTAGAGGGCTGATAAAAGAAGTATTCTCACTGCTCTCGATAATAGCCGGGATTATAGTGGCTAATCTACTATATTCAAAAATAGCCCTGTTTTTAATCCGATTTATCAAATCATCCTTTTGGGCAGATATAATTGCCTATGGTCTTATATTTTTAATTGTGTGTGTCTTGATAAATCTTATTGGAGTCTTTCTTCAAAAAACATTAAAGAAATTATCGCTAAGCTGGTTAGATAGGGTTGGAGGGATAGCATTTGGTTTTGTTCGAGGAGTAATAATCGCGGTAATTATCGTTATAATTTTAGCTAAGTTACCATTTGCCAACAAGTTAATTAACTCCTCTCAAATTATTCCACACTTATATTGGGTGGTCAAGATTCTATTAGCCTTTTTACCACGACAATTTGCTTCAATTATAAATGAATTAATCTTCCTGCGGGAATTCTAA
- a CDS encoding putative manganese-dependent inorganic diphosphatase yields MPQQDLILIIGHKNPDTDSVVSAIAYAELRKTLGDKNVKPASVGEINDETRFVLDYFEVEPPLVIKDLYLRVEDVMTPSPILVNIDSPIKNVLDIMKEKGFLMVPIVKNSEIKGTIDIKKIAALLIAETNIETDRLVNTTVQNIIRCLNGTLIVGEKDIAFPNGNLIIGAMKVDSIVNRIKSYFGFDNIILIGNREDAQMAILNVGVRCLIITGGFSPVPEVVDLATKSNTTLIISPYDTITSVRLTKLSAGVETLMNTNIPSLTPETRLNEAKGMIINSPARSMPVVDELGKVIGIITARDLLQAMGRKVILVDHNEIFQSAEGIEEAEIIEIIDHHRLGDIQSRMPILFTGEPVGSTATLIAARYEQHFISPSKKIAGILLAGILSDTLIFKSTTTTQKDITIAKKLALAANVDINEFGLDMFRHSSIIEKKSVKEIILANYKEYKIENKNIGIGQFETVDSYNLLKLKDLFLKELNILKEQHKLELAMMLITDILKEGSNLIFAGNPKIIELAFEGIDEELFLKGIFSRKKQVLPAIGKGLKLFYQGM; encoded by the coding sequence GTGCCACAACAAGATTTAATTTTAATTATCGGACATAAAAATCCAGACACAGATTCTGTTGTTTCGGCTATTGCCTATGCTGAGTTAAGGAAAACTTTAGGTGACAAAAATGTTAAACCCGCCAGCGTGGGTGAAATAAATGATGAAACCAGATTTGTTCTTGATTATTTTGAAGTTGAGCCGCCACTGGTCATTAAAGACCTTTATCTAAGAGTAGAAGATGTAATGACTCCCTCTCCTATCCTTGTCAATATTGATTCACCAATTAAAAATGTCCTGGATATAATGAAAGAAAAAGGATTTTTAATGGTGCCAATTGTAAAAAATTCAGAGATTAAGGGCACGATTGATATTAAAAAGATTGCCGCGCTCCTCATTGCAGAAACAAATATTGAAACAGATAGATTGGTAAATACGACTGTTCAAAATATCATTCGATGCTTAAATGGAACTTTAATTGTTGGTGAAAAAGATATTGCTTTCCCAAATGGTAATCTGATTATTGGGGCGATGAAGGTGGACTCAATCGTTAATAGAATTAAAAGTTATTTTGGATTCGATAATATTATTTTAATTGGCAATCGTGAAGATGCCCAAATGGCTATTCTTAATGTTGGTGTCCGATGCCTTATTATTACGGGAGGATTTTCTCCTGTTCCAGAAGTAGTTGACCTGGCGACAAAATCAAACACAACACTCATTATTTCTCCTTATGACACGATTACCTCAGTTAGACTAACAAAACTTTCAGCCGGGGTTGAAACACTGATGAATACAAATATTCCTTCCTTAACCCCAGAGACACGACTTAATGAAGCAAAAGGGATGATAATTAATTCCCCTGCCCGCTCTATGCCTGTGGTGGATGAGTTGGGTAAGGTAATAGGAATAATTACCGCAAGAGACCTGCTACAGGCTATGGGTAGAAAAGTGATATTGGTTGACCATAATGAGATATTTCAATCTGCAGAAGGGATTGAGGAGGCAGAGATTATTGAGATTATTGACCATCACCGCCTTGGAGATATTCAAAGTAGAATGCCTATCTTATTTACGGGTGAACCTGTGGGCTCTACAGCCACATTAATTGCGGCAAGATATGAACAACATTTTATTAGTCCTTCTAAAAAAATAGCCGGCATACTCCTTGCCGGGATTTTATCTGATACACTTATTTTTAAATCAACAACTACTACCCAAAAAGATATAACTATTGCCAAAAAACTTGCCTTAGCGGCAAATGTGGATATAAATGAATTTGGACTTGATATGTTTCGCCATTCGTCCATAATTGAAAAGAAGTCTGTTAAAGAAATAATTCTGGCTAATTACAAAGAATATAAAATAGAGAACAAAAATATTGGTATCGGGCAATTTGAAACGGTTGATTCTTATAATTTACTTAAGTTGAAAGATTTGTTTCTGAAAGAGTTAAATATACTTAAAGAACAACATAAATTAGAATTAGCGATGATGTTAATTACAGATATTTTAAAAGAAGGAAGTAATTTAATCTTTGCTGGAAATCCT